One Ignavibacteriota bacterium DNA segment encodes these proteins:
- a CDS encoding T9SS type A sorting domain-containing protein yields the protein MTSRAIGVVLGVALFAVNAFAQSGWTTKTVTFSFPDSIRAVSGTDFKNRLAVGKHGLIYRTSNNGYTWTNQSGGTTADLFGVTFADSAVCVAVGDSGVILRSTDGGRVWTARPSGTTKRLKAISFRNASIGVLVGEGGTILRTTNGGTAWSTVTAAFTGAFTGVAIAGSDTGFIVGAGGIIARTTNGGAAWSAQTSGTSRTLSGVTILSGSIAIAVGDSGTVLRTVDCGVTWTTPVSGTTQPLRGVSFCLTRTGFAVGEGGTILSTTDSGATWHNDSGITSESLWGVHGVDFWDATVVGDDKTIVLWDRSTGWWSTMYRESTFRGVAFADSHGVAVGYDGFILHTSNGGRTWEQQRSNTTGSFGDVDLADRDFGIAVGTNGTIVRTTDGGAHWTVQPSGTEKDLRRVDIVDHAIATAVGADGTILRTTDGGISWQAQVSGTNWELCDVSFQNKDKGTAVGFVGTMLQTTNGGTTWVARESGIYDNLCAVAFTTPDTGYAAGGYEAIIRTFDSGITWTRVIGGRQLAFWKVQFTTRDTGYAVGTWGSIYKTTNAGATWVPLTGITTSSLYDLCFSDANHGTAVGADGTILTVDFDPTTGVGAVDADRMPGQATLAQSYPNPFNPSTTIRYGLPARSHVTLTVFNTLGQQVTVLQNGEQDAGYHEVTFDAASLTSGVYFYRLQAGMFTETKKLLLVR from the coding sequence ATGACATCGCGTGCGATAGGAGTAGTTCTCGGGGTCGCCCTTTTCGCAGTGAATGCGTTTGCCCAGTCGGGATGGACGACGAAAACCGTGACGTTTTCATTCCCCGATTCGATCAGAGCGGTGAGCGGTACGGATTTCAAGAACCGGCTGGCGGTGGGCAAGCATGGTCTCATCTACCGCACCTCCAACAACGGGTATACATGGACAAACCAGTCAGGTGGCACAACGGCCGATCTGTTCGGCGTCACGTTCGCTGATTCCGCGGTGTGTGTGGCAGTGGGCGACAGCGGGGTGATCCTGCGCAGTACCGATGGGGGGAGAGTGTGGACCGCGCGCCCAAGCGGGACCACGAAGCGATTGAAAGCGATATCATTCAGGAACGCTTCCATTGGTGTCCTCGTAGGCGAAGGTGGAACCATCCTCCGGACCACCAATGGGGGGACCGCATGGTCGACGGTGACCGCAGCCTTCACCGGGGCATTCACGGGTGTGGCCATCGCTGGGAGCGACACGGGATTCATTGTCGGGGCAGGCGGGATCATTGCGCGGACAACAAATGGCGGAGCCGCCTGGAGTGCGCAGACCAGTGGAACGAGCAGGACGTTGTCGGGTGTGACGATTCTCTCCGGATCGATCGCCATCGCTGTTGGGGATAGTGGAACCGTCCTGCGCACAGTGGACTGTGGGGTCACGTGGACCACACCGGTCTCCGGCACCACGCAACCGCTCCGCGGGGTATCGTTCTGCCTCACGCGAACGGGTTTTGCCGTCGGGGAAGGCGGCACGATCCTCTCGACAACGGATAGCGGCGCAACCTGGCACAATGACTCGGGGATCACCTCGGAGTCGCTGTGGGGCGTTCATGGCGTGGATTTCTGGGATGCCACGGTCGTCGGCGATGACAAGACCATCGTCTTGTGGGACCGTTCAACCGGTTGGTGGAGCACCATGTACAGGGAATCAACATTCCGTGGCGTGGCCTTCGCGGATTCGCACGGTGTGGCTGTTGGCTATGATGGGTTCATTCTTCATACATCGAATGGTGGCCGAACGTGGGAGCAGCAGCGGAGCAACACCACAGGGTCCTTCGGCGACGTCGACCTTGCTGACAGGGATTTCGGAATCGCCGTCGGGACCAATGGTACGATCGTGCGAACGACAGACGGCGGGGCCCATTGGACGGTGCAACCGAGCGGGACAGAGAAAGATCTGCGGCGGGTGGATATCGTCGATCATGCGATCGCCACCGCCGTCGGTGCGGATGGGACCATCCTCCGAACAACCGATGGGGGGATATCGTGGCAGGCGCAAGTAAGCGGCACAAACTGGGAACTGTGTGATGTGTCGTTCCAGAACAAGGACAAGGGGACCGCGGTAGGATTCGTCGGAACCATGCTTCAGACAACGAACGGCGGTACCACCTGGGTCGCAAGGGAAAGCGGGATCTACGACAACCTGTGCGCGGTGGCGTTCACCACGCCGGACACGGGATATGCCGCCGGAGGGTACGAGGCGATCATCAGGACGTTCGACAGTGGCATCACGTGGACTCGGGTTATCGGCGGGAGGCAGCTGGCATTCTGGAAGGTGCAATTCACGACACGGGATACAGGATATGCTGTCGGCACGTGGGGATCGATCTACAAGACCACAAATGCGGGGGCGACATGGGTCCCCCTCACTGGGATCACCACCAGTTCACTCTATGACCTCTGTTTCAGCGACGCGAACCATGGGACCGCTGTCGGAGCTGACGGAACGATTCTCACCGTCGACTTCGATCCAACAACAGGCGTGGGTGCCGTTGATGCCGATCGGATGCCCGGCCAGGCGACGCTGGCGCAGAGCTATCCCAACCCCTTCAACCCGTCGACGACAATCCGCTACGGGTTGCCGGCACGCTCACACGTGACGCTGACCGTCTTTAATACTCTTGGTCAGCAGGTTACCGTGCTGCAGAACGGGGAGCAGGACGCAGGGTATCACGAGGTCACATTCGATGCTGCGTCTTTGACGAGCGGTGTGTACTTCTACAGGCTGCAGGCGGGAATGTTCACGGAGACGAAGAAGCTTTTGCTTGTGCGATGA